Proteins encoded together in one Plectropomus leopardus isolate mb chromosome 19, YSFRI_Pleo_2.0, whole genome shotgun sequence window:
- the tfam gene encoding transcription factor A, mitochondrial has protein sequence MAPFSLMTASVSWLAKSFSVLSRTSTLARCTSVLSAAYVNPVKCLTSQASPPKRPPNGYLRYVMQQKPIITRHQPEIKSVDVIRMLGQQWRALTPEQKRPFQEAYQQAREQFKVDFERYQAQLTPVQVRQQALEKSQRLAKRKASRKKRELKTLGKPKRSRTAFNIFMSEHFLEAKGSNSQEKMKSLLQEWRNMLGHQKQVYRQLAEDDRIRYKNEMKSWEEHMIEIGRDDVIQERALPPKDKAPPKKGIKKLNAKAKAVKNTTGKGKVKTIEKMTHSSSTKTARTTKKT, from the exons ATGGCTCCGTTCAGCTTAATGACAGCCAGTGTTAGCTGGCTGGCTAAGTCCTTCAGTGTTCTCTCCCGCACAAGCACCCTGGCAAG GTGCACCAGTGTCCTCTCAGCTGCATACGTCAACCCAGTCAAATGTCTGACCTCTCAGGCCTCTCCTCCAAAGAGACCTCCGAACGGATACTTGAGATATGTAATGCAACAGAAGCCAATCATCACCAGACACCAACCAG AGATCAAATCAGTGGACGTCATCAGGATGCTCGGTCAGCAGTGGAGAGCATTGACCCCGGAACAGAAACGG CCTTTTCAGGAAGCCTATCAGCAGGCTAGAGAGCAGTTTAAGGTGGACTTCGAGCGCTACCAGGCCCAGCTAACCCCAGTACAGGTCCGGCAACAAGCCTTGGAAAAGAGCCAGAGGCTGGCCAAGAGGAAGGCCAGTCGCAAAAAAAGG GAGTTAAAGACTCTGGGGAAGCCGAAGCGTTCACGCACTGCATTCAATATTTTCATGTCCGAGCACTTTTTGGAGGCCAAAGGAAGCAACTCACAG GAAAAGATGAAGTCACTATTGCAGGAGTGGCGGAATATGTTGGGTCATCAGAAACAG gTCTACAGACAGCTGGCTGAGGATGACAGAATCCGctacaagaatgagatgaagTCGTGGGAGGAGCACATGATTGAGATTGGACGAGATGATGTGATCCAAGAGCGGGCACTGCCTCCTAAGGACAAAGCTCCTCCTaagaaaggaataaaaaagcTTAACGCCAAAGCTAAAGCAGTGAAGAATACCACCGGCAAAGGAAAGGTCAAAACAATTGAGAAGATGACACACAGTAGCTCTACCAAAACTGCCAGGACTACCAAGAAAACATAA